The Biomphalaria glabrata chromosome 6, xgBioGlab47.1, whole genome shotgun sequence genomic interval attcctagctacgcccctgatggCAGGTAATATAAGTACCCAGTTTAGGCGTTGCAATTTATGATGACAGGGAATGAAAGGCtctatgtttctatggccgacggtatacgagggtttcatgtggccagcacaatgaccaaaaaTTTTTGTCATAAAGTCATTATCTTTAAAGCGGCTTTAATACTTGTATcattgtatcttatcttatcttatataatacagacgttacttcataaaagaagatgattacgtcctacgcgtcatgcattcagtcatgcatattaaacaatgacttaaactctgccaagtcactggttttcctggctagctcaggcaacccattccatgccctaatagcactagggaagaaggaatatcACTGTCATTTGCTAGAATGTCGATAGTCTAAGAATAACTTTTGACTATTTGAGAGAATACAaaagtttattaataaataataataataattcagttaaaaatatttcgGTCTCATTTCCTTTAGTTATTGCCCTTTTCATCCTCATCCTAATTCTCCTTTTTAAAAGGTAGGAAAACCGCTGGCTTGCAGCAGTCATTACAGAAACGATTTAATTCTTGATAACTGGAACGGAATCTCGGAAGTCGCCCTGGCCCTCTACAAGAATGACGTCAGAGTGCATCACGTGATTTTCGACGCCGCTGGCTCCACCTACATGAACTGGCTGGATAAGGCAAGGGTCAAGAGTTCATCCTGGTCTGACCTTCCAACGAGCGTGGCCAACATCTTCTCCATTGCAGGTCACCAGGACGCCAGTCTCCGTAGGACTTTCTTCCTAAACAAATCCTACGGAGCTTGCCCCAACGATTCCGGATGGTTTGTAGCCATTGATAACGAAAACGGCGGATGTAGCTGGGAAAAGAACGCAGcactccctttttttaaatacgccACAGGTTCCACGGCATTAAACTGGAATGATGGCAACATTGGTCGCGCGGACTACTTTGCTGTTCTAGTGAAATATTATAACACGCCATAAATTTATACACCATTTGGACCTTCTTATGATATTATTACGAATCATCTTTAATGTCAAGCAACATTTCGATCAGGTTATGAGGAAATAATGAACattttgttgaaaataaaaaatttacatttttgaaaaatatttttgtatcatTACTTTTCAGTACTTGAGATTAGGAAGAGTTATCTTTACCAGTTCGACTCACAAATAATCAACAACATACTATCATATGGGATGAATGGGATCGTACAAAAACTCCATCGGAGTGAATACAGCGTCACATTTAGTCGTATGAGAATGACGTTATGTCACATTTAGTCGATTGAGAATGACGTTATGTCACATTTAGTCGTATGAGAATGAAGTTATGTCACATTTAGTCGTATGAGAAGGACGTTATGTCACATTCATGTACTTGTCACATTTAGTCGTATGAGAATGACGTTATGTCACATTCATGTACTTGTCACATTTAGTCGTATGAGAATGACGTTATGTCACATTTAGTCGATTGAGAATGACGTTATGTCACATTTAGTCGTATGAGAATGAAGTTATGTCACATTTAGTCGTATGAGAAGGACGTTATGTCACATTCATGTACTTGTCACATTTAGTCGTATGAGAATGACGTTATGTCACATTCAAGTAACTTGTCACATTCTCTTTCTCGTTTGTTTCTATTTCTGTCACGTAGCAGACTGGGCGAGTCTACTTTTAATTCTACCCGGCTGCCTCCTAATAAATAGCTCCAATTACACTATCTCAGTATTAATCTCCCATTACACTATCTCAGTATTAAGCTCCCATTACACTATCTCAGTATTAAGCTCCCATTACACTATCTCAGTATCAAGCTCCCATTACACTATCTCAGTATTAAGCTCCCATTACACTATCTCAGTATTAA includes:
- the LOC106075092 gene encoding uncharacterized protein LOC106075092 isoform X1; amino-acid sequence: MSRVRRNYNTSFIMRVHILIFCFVAVLIKQRVDGLEVCDVLQVIDSVEWNLVKLVKSVNATLSKYRNCKCDEDAVLQNEWKLAFRGTSGTRQSVYYAYKDGLGIPSSIESGCKQVGKPLACSSHYRNDLILDNWNGISEVALALYKNDVRVHHVIFDAAGSTYMNWLDKARVKSSSWSDLPTSVANIFSIAGHQDASLRRTFFLNKSYGACPNDSGWFVAIDNENGGCSWEKNAALPFFKYATGSTALNWNDGNIGRADYFAVLVKYYNTP
- the LOC106075092 gene encoding uncharacterized protein LOC106075092 isoform X2 — translated: MRVHILIFCFVAVLIKQRVDGLEVCDVLQVIDSVEWNLVKLVKSVNATLSKYRNCKCDEDAVLQNEWKLAFRGTSGTRQSVYYAYKDGLGIPSSIESGCKQVGKPLACSSHYRNDLILDNWNGISEVALALYKNDVRVHHVIFDAAGSTYMNWLDKARVKSSSWSDLPTSVANIFSIAGHQDASLRRTFFLNKSYGACPNDSGWFVAIDNENGGCSWEKNAALPFFKYATGSTALNWNDGNIGRADYFAVLVKYYNTP